A single window of Candidatus Kryptoniota bacterium DNA harbors:
- a CDS encoding zinc-dependent alcohol dehydrogenase family protein, which translates to MKALIYHGAGKRAWEEKPKPNIKAATDAIVKMTKTTICGTDLHIMKGDVPEVPDGLTLGHEGVGIIAEAGSAVSNFKVGDRVLISCITSCGKCDACRRGMYSHCENGGWILGHLIDGTQAEYVRIPYTDTSLYHIPDGTDEEPFVMLSDILPTGFECGVLNGQVKPGDTVAIVGSGPIGLATLLTAQFYSPAEIIMVDTDTNRLDVAKTFGATKFVHGNAVDEIMKLTNGKGVDVAIEAVGTPGTFDICQSIIAPGGHIANIGVHGKSVSLHLEKLWASNITLTTRLVDTVTTPMLLKTVQSGKLQPQKLITHRFALDQIMKAYDTFGNAAKEKALKVILAN; encoded by the coding sequence ATGAAAGCTTTAATATATCATGGAGCGGGGAAGCGTGCCTGGGAAGAAAAACCAAAGCCCAACATAAAAGCTGCAACGGATGCAATCGTTAAGATGACGAAAACCACCATTTGCGGAACGGATCTCCACATCATGAAAGGAGATGTTCCCGAAGTTCCCGATGGACTTACATTGGGCCATGAAGGAGTGGGCATCATTGCAGAGGCAGGATCGGCCGTTTCCAATTTTAAAGTCGGCGACAGGGTACTGATCTCCTGCATTACCTCGTGCGGGAAGTGTGATGCGTGCAGGAGGGGCATGTACTCGCATTGCGAGAACGGCGGCTGGATACTCGGGCATCTTATCGACGGAACGCAGGCGGAGTATGTCAGGATACCTTATACCGACACAAGCCTGTACCATATACCGGACGGTACAGATGAAGAGCCGTTTGTGATGTTAAGTGACATCCTGCCGACCGGATTTGAATGCGGGGTTCTAAACGGCCAGGTCAAACCCGGAGATACTGTTGCCATCGTCGGCTCGGGTCCCATTGGGCTTGCGACTCTTTTAACAGCACAGTTTTATTCTCCCGCCGAGATCATTATGGTTGATACTGATACAAATCGACTTGACGTAGCGAAAACGTTCGGCGCAACGAAGTTTGTTCACGGCAATGCCGTTGATGAGATAATGAAACTCACAAACGGAAAGGGTGTCGATGTGGCGATTGAAGCCGTCGGAACTCCAGGTACGTTTGATATCTGCCAATCCATTATCGCCCCGGGTGGACACATCGCCAACATCGGCGTGCACGGCAAGAGTGTTAGCCTGCACCTCGAAAAACTATGGGCGAGCAACATCACACTCACGACGCGCCTCGTTGATACGGTGACCACCCCGATGTTACTTAAAACGGTTCAGTCCGGAAAACTCCAGCCCCAGAAATTAATCACTCACCGTTTCGCGCTCGATCAGATCATGAAGGCATACGATACGTTTGGAAACGCAGCGAAGGAAAAAGCTCTTAAGGTCATTCTCGCGAATTAA
- a CDS encoding DUF3185 family protein, translated as MIRAISIAVLAGGILLLILGINAYNSSSSDISRFFTGAATNKSVWLLVGGAVAAVLGLVGLLRGTKKV; from the coding sequence ATGATAAGAGCAATCTCGATCGCAGTTCTTGCCGGCGGCATACTTCTTCTGATACTTGGCATCAATGCATATAACTCATCCAGCTCTGACATTTCTCGATTCTTCACTGGCGCGGCCACCAATAAGTCGGTATGGCTGTTAGTGGGCGGCGCGGTCGCGGCCGTCCTGGGACTGGTGGGTCTGCTGCGCGGAACAAAGAAGGTTTGA
- a CDS encoding DNA starvation/stationary phase protection protein, with protein sequence MKPNIEISEKNLKKVATILNTLLADEYILYTKTRNAHWNVLGNNFSELHKFFEMQYAAIDVMIDDVAERVRALGHFALGTLKDFLAVARLSEHNEDFSNQNHIIGTLLEDNESIIRSLRKDIPAVSDDCRDLGTADFMTGLMEQHEKMAWMLRSYLK encoded by the coding sequence GTGAAACCGAACATTGAAATCTCCGAAAAAAACTTGAAGAAAGTTGCCACGATACTAAACACCTTGTTAGCCGACGAGTATATCCTCTACACGAAAACACGCAACGCGCACTGGAACGTGCTGGGAAACAACTTCAGTGAGCTCCATAAATTCTTTGAAATGCAGTATGCCGCCATCGATGTCATGATTGATGATGTGGCTGAAAGAGTCCGCGCACTCGGACACTTCGCGCTTGGAACGCTCAAAGATTTCCTGGCGGTCGCCCGATTGAGCGAGCACAATGAAGACTTCAGCAATCAGAATCATATTATAGGAACCCTCCTTGAAGATAATGAATCCATTATCCGCTCGCTTCGAAAGGACATCCCTGCGGTTTCAGACGATTGCAGAGACCTCGGTACGGCTGACTTTATGACCGGGCTTATGGAACAACACGAGAAAATGGCCTGGATGCTGAGGAGTTACTTGAAATGA
- a CDS encoding glycosyltransferase family 39 protein, with translation MSLLEYKSVKRLRQTLVSYRIGPKPWTRILAEYAGKWYSLALLLVFVACAAGIVLYRIDSHAFLYFGDATSRVVKSREFIDSQHTGIGNIGTVWLPLPQLLLVPFVSINGLFYSGIAGAMVGIPCLVGTGLLLFGIIRRITRSLPIAFLGACLFALNPNVVYMALTPMSELSLFFFVALGGYALLRWLETDAMKWLLLSAVAVMLATLCRYEAWILAPFVSLVSASKGIGFLTESKRLSLKRIAGIAAISFAGIAFWLVWNAAEYGDSLTFLHWTSSIAPAVSNYSLEQRPLANLVTFGRAILTIFGPALLLVAAGVFIRFRHKAVEWKQVMLLMFFSLPPLFIFFALMAGRVHMDQWWWNWRFVLTSGMFLSLAAAMGLSELFSRVRSMPVRVAIIAALLMMPFAQITIPSVGVATFKDAAKSLVDTTPFATALGERLNSIDDKSSIALLTGYGQAQRIMISSGLPLKRFHIICNPDSGGFLEPLWDSDRYVVVGIDRTLESQELIKHWLSQWSSKLKNYRIYHEDGNYMLLERREIFALGETK, from the coding sequence TTGAGCCTTCTCGAATACAAATCAGTCAAGAGGCTCCGTCAAACTCTAGTCTCATATAGGATAGGACCTAAACCCTGGACGAGAATCCTGGCTGAGTATGCCGGGAAGTGGTACTCACTCGCCCTTCTTCTTGTCTTCGTCGCCTGCGCGGCTGGAATTGTGCTTTATCGGATCGACAGTCACGCGTTTCTCTACTTCGGTGACGCGACATCGCGGGTCGTCAAATCCCGTGAGTTCATAGACTCACAGCATACGGGCATAGGCAATATTGGCACAGTCTGGCTCCCCCTTCCGCAGCTGTTGCTTGTTCCTTTCGTATCGATCAACGGTCTCTTCTATTCGGGCATTGCCGGAGCGATGGTCGGCATTCCGTGTCTGGTGGGCACGGGGCTTCTCCTCTTTGGGATTATCCGGAGAATCACGCGGTCGCTTCCGATCGCGTTTCTCGGTGCCTGCTTGTTCGCCCTCAACCCGAATGTCGTTTATATGGCACTCACACCTATGAGCGAGCTCAGTCTCTTCTTCTTTGTCGCACTCGGCGGGTATGCCCTTCTGCGATGGCTCGAGACAGACGCTATGAAGTGGCTCCTGCTGTCCGCCGTTGCCGTGATGCTGGCAACTCTGTGTCGCTATGAAGCGTGGATACTCGCTCCATTTGTCTCACTTGTAAGCGCATCAAAAGGGATCGGTTTCCTGACAGAATCAAAGAGACTATCCTTGAAAAGGATAGCCGGTATTGCCGCAATATCCTTTGCCGGGATTGCGTTCTGGCTGGTCTGGAACGCGGCCGAATACGGCGACTCGTTGACATTCCTGCACTGGACATCTTCTATTGCCCCCGCCGTCTCTAATTACTCGCTGGAGCAACGTCCGCTTGCTAACCTCGTCACATTTGGCCGGGCGATTTTGACCATCTTTGGCCCGGCTTTGCTTCTGGTCGCCGCGGGCGTGTTCATCCGTTTCCGGCACAAGGCCGTCGAATGGAAGCAGGTTATGCTCCTTATGTTCTTCAGTCTCCCGCCTCTCTTCATCTTCTTTGCGTTGATGGCTGGTCGAGTGCACATGGATCAGTGGTGGTGGAACTGGAGGTTCGTGCTGACGTCGGGCATGTTTCTGTCGCTGGCGGCTGCAATGGGCCTTTCCGAATTATTCAGCAGGGTCCGGTCGATGCCCGTACGCGTCGCCATTATCGCCGCCCTTCTCATGATGCCTTTTGCCCAGATCACAATTCCTTCGGTTGGAGTTGCGACTTTTAAAGACGCTGCAAAGAGTCTTGTTGACACAACCCCGTTTGCGACCGCGCTCGGCGAACGGCTTAATTCAATAGACGACAAAAGCTCAATCGCACTCCTAACCGGTTATGGTCAGGCACAAAGAATCATGATATCCAGCGGATTGCCGCTGAAGAGATTTCATATCATATGCAATCCGGATAGCGGGGGTTTCCTTGAGCCGCTTTGGGATTCCGATCGGTATGTGGTGGTCGGTATAGACCGCACACTGGAATCACAAGAGTTAATTAAACACTGGCTTTCCCAATGGTCGTCGAAACTCAAGAACTATAGAATCTATCATGAAGACGGTAACTATATGCTCCTGGAACGCAGGGAGATATTCGCATTAGGGGAGACGAAATGA
- a CDS encoding DUF6600 domain-containing protein, whose protein sequence is MRSHLKLFAVLIAPIVISAMLPKQSSAQQGAVDFQVFYDQLSPYGQWVDNPTYGYVWIPNAGPDFVPYFTGGQWVLSDDGWTWVSDYDWGWAPFHYGRWDYDNVYGWFWVPDNVWGPSWVTWRQGNGYYGWAPMRPGVSIEVSFGGSYNMPDDRWTFVRDRDIRRRHVDQYRVDRASNVTIIQSSSVINRTYTDNGRHAVYVAGPNGSDVQKATGKPIKLVSIQDNNKPGQALSHGQLQMYRPEVRSGNGQKPAPSHVVGIKDVKSPSERTVQTMPRNVGPPNNIRGQQQPVRPRNANPTVNSGKGQQPQTVNPQPNQRGKQQPPMPGNTNPSVNKVRGPQRQTVNPPSTNRGKQQPVSPRKANPPVNDAKKQQQQNVKPPQKNDNGKNQQTKPMPNHDNKG, encoded by the coding sequence ATGAGATCACATCTTAAGTTATTCGCGGTACTAATTGCACCGATTGTCATCTCTGCAATGTTGCCGAAACAGTCATCAGCACAGCAGGGTGCTGTTGACTTCCAGGTCTTTTACGATCAACTGAGTCCTTATGGGCAGTGGGTCGACAACCCCACTTACGGCTATGTTTGGATTCCTAATGCAGGACCCGACTTTGTTCCGTATTTTACCGGAGGCCAGTGGGTCTTATCGGATGATGGCTGGACTTGGGTGTCGGATTATGACTGGGGCTGGGCACCTTTCCATTACGGCCGCTGGGATTATGATAATGTTTACGGTTGGTTTTGGGTCCCCGATAATGTGTGGGGGCCTTCATGGGTCACGTGGAGACAAGGCAACGGCTATTATGGCTGGGCACCGATGCGCCCAGGTGTAAGCATTGAAGTGTCATTTGGTGGCTCATATAACATGCCGGACGATCGCTGGACATTTGTCAGGGACAGGGATATTAGAAGGCGGCACGTTGACCAGTATCGTGTCGATAGGGCAAGCAACGTAACGATCATTCAGAGTTCCTCGGTTATTAATAGAACTTACACCGACAATGGCCGGCATGCCGTCTACGTTGCAGGACCTAACGGGAGTGACGTGCAAAAAGCTACCGGCAAACCTATCAAACTGGTTTCCATTCAAGATAATAATAAGCCGGGACAGGCTTTGAGCCACGGCCAACTGCAGATGTATAGGCCGGAAGTGCGAAGTGGTAACGGACAGAAACCCGCACCGTCTCATGTGGTCGGCATCAAGGATGTGAAATCCCCGTCGGAAAGAACTGTGCAGACCATGCCGCGTAATGTCGGTCCACCCAATAACATACGCGGCCAGCAGCAACCGGTCCGGCCACGGAACGCCAATCCAACCGTAAACAGCGGAAAGGGACAACAACCGCAAACTGTGAATCCACAGCCCAACCAGCGTGGCAAGCAGCAGCCTCCCATGCCAGGTAACACCAATCCGTCTGTCAACAAAGTTAGGGGACCACAACGGCAGACTGTAAATCCACCTAGCACCAACCGTGGCAAGCAGCAACCTGTCTCGCCGCGAAAAGCGAATCCACCTGTCAATGATGCGAAGAAGCAGCAACAGCAAAACGTGAAGCCACCTCAGAAGAACGACAATGGTAAGAATCAGCAAACAAAGCCAATGCCGAACCATGATAATAAGGGATAG
- a CDS encoding ATP-binding cassette domain-containing protein, with protein MNTGNENKQGGLAVVEMEHIKKSFGNNHVLRDINLVVHKGESLVILGQSGTGKSVLIKCIVGLIDPDEGKLVILGEDISELRSKELIEMRKKIGFLFQSGALYDSMTVRENLEFPLRRQIRSTPKETINSLVKEAMRNVGLAESIDMTPSELSGGMRKRLGLARTLILKPEIMLYDEPTTGLDPITSKEISSLILEVQKIYDTSSVIITHDIDCARRTANRIIVLKDGTCAAEGSYADLANSEDTWIRSFFE; from the coding sequence ATGAATACCGGAAACGAAAACAAGCAAGGCGGTCTTGCCGTCGTTGAGATGGAACATATCAAGAAATCTTTCGGGAACAATCATGTGTTGCGCGATATCAATCTGGTGGTTCATAAAGGAGAAAGTCTCGTTATACTCGGACAATCCGGAACGGGCAAATCAGTACTTATAAAATGCATCGTCGGGTTGATCGATCCTGATGAGGGTAAGCTTGTGATACTCGGTGAGGATATTTCTGAACTCAGGAGTAAGGAGCTCATTGAAATGCGCAAGAAGATAGGCTTCCTTTTTCAAAGTGGTGCCCTCTATGATTCCATGACGGTGAGGGAAAATCTTGAATTCCCGCTTAGAAGACAAATACGCTCAACACCGAAAGAGACAATTAACTCGCTGGTGAAAGAAGCAATGCGAAATGTAGGGCTTGCTGAATCGATCGATATGACGCCTTCAGAACTCTCCGGGGGAATGCGCAAAAGACTTGGATTAGCCCGAACTTTGATTTTGAAACCCGAGATCATGCTCTATGATGAACCAACAACGGGGCTGGATCCCATAACATCAAAAGAAATAAGCAGCCTCATATTGGAAGTGCAAAAAATATATGATACCTCTTCCGTCATTATCACGCACGACATTGACTGCGCCAGGCGCACGGCAAATAGAATCATAGTGCTTAAGGATGGGACATGCGCTGCTGAAGGATCGTATGCCGACCTCGCGAATTCGGAAGATACATGGATAAGATCTTTCTTTGAATAA
- a CDS encoding tetratricopeptide repeat protein — MKSRYFFLLCVFSVPLYSQTRTFDREYTYTAGASDDKIISRSIALDQVKRILLQDVDTYLRGTFDTTTEENRSVLAGVTPEQLRGITACVSATNVLDEKWNGGTYYIKASVTINAKDVSRKIGLVASDQVRLTELENASQKGDSAEAALSRIRKQLTRVTDETERNRLQAKYVSASKSLSASDWFQEGYNAVEMNDIKTGILFYEKAIALDSEFTDAYNNVGMAYCTNGDTDRAISLFEKAIEVDPKCSLGYYNLGRTYLSKREPDKAVTLFEKSAEFNPQFSYADFGLGSYYIFEKDTDKAVSSYEKGIEHNPNYSYGYLVLGIIYYDRGDFGKAKSLYEKAIDLNPAYPAAYYDLALIYDKKGDIDTAMSLYGKVIEFDPKNSNGYFAQGLIYRTKGYLDKAISLYEKAVELNPKNMQAYLALAFAYGDRGDSNKKIECLKTCARLGNVSAQKWLKEMGYNW, encoded by the coding sequence ATGAAATCGAGATATTTCTTCTTGCTGTGTGTTTTTTCCGTGCCTCTTTATTCACAAACGAGGACATTTGACCGGGAATATACATATACCGCGGGCGCATCAGACGACAAAATTATCTCCCGTTCAATAGCGCTTGATCAGGTGAAAAGAATCTTGCTCCAAGATGTCGATACGTATTTGCGGGGCACCTTTGATACGACCACAGAAGAAAATAGAAGCGTACTCGCAGGAGTTACACCAGAACAGCTAAGGGGCATTACCGCTTGTGTTAGCGCGACAAATGTTCTTGATGAAAAATGGAACGGCGGGACATACTACATCAAAGCTTCGGTCACAATAAATGCAAAGGACGTGTCCCGTAAAATCGGACTCGTTGCAAGTGACCAGGTCAGGCTGACAGAGCTTGAGAATGCCAGCCAAAAGGGGGATTCCGCCGAGGCTGCATTGAGCAGAATACGGAAACAGCTTACGCGCGTAACAGATGAAACTGAACGCAATAGACTGCAAGCTAAATATGTTTCTGCCTCAAAGTCCCTCTCGGCCAGCGATTGGTTCCAAGAGGGTTACAATGCTGTTGAGATGAACGATATCAAGACTGGAATCCTATTCTATGAAAAAGCGATTGCACTCGATTCGGAATTTACGGACGCTTACAATAATGTGGGGATGGCTTATTGTACTAATGGAGACACTGACAGAGCGATTTCACTCTTCGAAAAAGCCATTGAAGTGGATCCAAAGTGTTCTCTTGGTTACTACAACTTAGGGCGCACCTATTTGTCCAAAAGAGAACCCGACAAAGCTGTGACGCTCTTTGAAAAATCAGCCGAGTTCAATCCACAGTTTTCATATGCCGACTTCGGCTTAGGATCCTACTACATTTTTGAAAAAGATACCGACAAAGCCGTGTCGTCCTATGAGAAAGGAATTGAGCACAACCCAAACTATTCATACGGTTACTTGGTCTTGGGAATTATCTACTACGACAGGGGGGACTTCGGGAAAGCTAAATCACTCTACGAAAAAGCGATCGATCTCAATCCAGCTTATCCGGCCGCTTATTATGATTTAGCGTTAATCTACGATAAAAAAGGAGACATCGACACTGCCATGTCTCTCTACGGAAAAGTGATCGAGTTTGATCCGAAGAATTCAAACGGCTACTTTGCTCAAGGACTTATCTATCGTACAAAGGGATACCTCGACAAGGCTATATCACTCTACGAGAAAGCCGTTGAACTCAATCCGAAAAATATGCAGGCTTATCTCGCACTGGCATTTGCCTACGGCGACAGAGGCGACTCAAATAAAAAGATTGAATGTCTCAAGACGTGTGCACGACTGGGAAATGTTTCCGCTCAAAAATGGCTTAAGGAAATGGGTTATAACTGGTAA
- a CDS encoding ABC transporter permease: protein MEDEISEQSQNRHHEAEIVPETFSETVPDSIFNRFFLEVSSLATFTLRFFKEVFKPPYEFNELVKQSFLIGYKSVSLVGITAFIMGLVLTIQSRPTLAKFGAESWLPAMVAVSIVREIGPAITALIFAGKVGSGIGAELASMNVTEQIDAMQVSGTNPFNYLVVTRILSATLMLPLLVVLADAFGLFGSFVGVNIQGHVSTYLFFSQVFQSLQFQDLFPAFVKTFFFGFAVGLIGSYKGYNSTEGTEGVGKAANSAVVFASLMIFIIDMVAVQITSLFQS, encoded by the coding sequence ATGGAAGACGAAATTTCGGAGCAATCCCAAAATCGACACCACGAGGCAGAAATTGTACCGGAGACATTTTCAGAGACTGTTCCCGATTCAATATTTAACAGGTTCTTCCTGGAAGTATCTTCGCTTGCCACATTTACTTTGCGCTTTTTCAAAGAAGTATTTAAACCGCCGTATGAGTTCAATGAACTGGTCAAGCAGTCATTTCTGATCGGTTACAAGTCCGTTTCCTTAGTCGGCATCACAGCCTTCATAATGGGGCTCGTGCTTACCATCCAGTCAAGACCCACGTTGGCAAAGTTTGGAGCGGAATCGTGGCTCCCTGCGATGGTGGCAGTTTCAATTGTACGCGAAATAGGACCCGCGATCACCGCATTAATCTTCGCCGGAAAGGTCGGATCGGGAATCGGTGCGGAGCTGGCGTCAATGAATGTAACCGAACAGATCGATGCGATGCAGGTCTCGGGCACAAATCCCTTTAATTACCTTGTCGTTACAAGGATACTTTCCGCAACACTGATGCTTCCGCTCCTGGTGGTTTTGGCCGATGCCTTTGGTTTGTTCGGGTCATTTGTCGGCGTGAACATACAGGGACACGTAAGCACTTACCTGTTCTTTTCGCAGGTATTTCAGAGTCTCCAATTTCAAGATTTGTTCCCGGCGTTCGTCAAAACGTTCTTCTTCGGATTCGCAGTTGGACTGATCGGAAGTTATAAGGGATATAATTCCACTGAAGGAACTGAAGGCGTCGGGAAAGCGGCGAACTCAGCGGTAGTATTCGCGTCGTTGATGATCTTTATCATCGATATGGTCGCGGTACAGATTACAAGTTTGTTTCAATCCTAG
- a CDS encoding MlaD family protein has product MKKDTGNKIKLGIFISLGITAFILGIYFIGQRQQLFRSTFQLSGVFQDVGGLQEGNNVRLSGINVGTVENISMVSDTSVRVDMLIDESNRKFIKKDAVAKIGTDGLMGNKIVIITPGTGGKAEIEANDTVKTVQPINLDEILASLKNTVENTSSITGDLSKITGNIQSGKGTIGRLLMDHSLAENVDSALINLKEGSVNLKQGLSGLNILIGGAKSSFAQNFDSTLINLREGSVNLRRGSEGLKNLIDDTRGSFGQNFDSTFINLKEGTAGFKILMDKAKRSWLLWGF; this is encoded by the coding sequence ATGAAAAAAGATACCGGTAATAAAATCAAGCTGGGAATATTTATTTCCCTTGGAATAACGGCTTTCATCCTGGGAATATATTTTATCGGACAGAGGCAGCAACTATTCAGGAGCACCTTTCAATTAAGCGGAGTGTTCCAGGATGTCGGCGGACTTCAGGAAGGAAACAACGTGCGCCTCTCGGGAATAAATGTGGGGACTGTAGAAAATATCAGTATGGTGAGCGATACGTCGGTTAGAGTGGATATGCTGATTGACGAAAGCAACCGAAAGTTCATAAAAAAGGATGCGGTCGCGAAAATTGGTACGGACGGCCTTATGGGGAATAAAATTGTGATCATAACTCCCGGGACAGGAGGGAAAGCGGAAATCGAAGCCAACGATACTGTCAAAACAGTCCAGCCGATCAATTTGGATGAAATTCTGGCATCGTTGAAAAACACAGTCGAAAATACATCCAGTATCACAGGTGATTTGTCCAAGATTACAGGCAACATACAGTCAGGGAAAGGAACCATAGGAAGGCTTCTGATGGATCACTCACTGGCGGAGAATGTCGATTCTGCTCTGATTAATTTAAAGGAAGGTTCAGTTAACCTGAAGCAAGGTCTATCAGGCCTAAATATCCTTATAGGTGGTGCAAAAAGTAGCTTCGCGCAAAATTTCGATTCCACGCTAATTAATTTAAGAGAAGGTTCGGTTAATCTGAGACGGGGCTCAGAAGGATTAAAGAATCTTATAGATGACACAAGGGGCAGCTTCGGGCAGAATTTCGATTCCACATTTATTAATCTAAAAGAAGGTACAGCCGGGTTTAAAATACTAATGGATAAGGCAAAAAGAAGTTGGCTGCTATGGGGTTTCTAA